The segment GGTCACTTCGGAGCGTGACTCCAACCGGTTGTCGATGCCGGTGTGCCAGCGGCCGGCGTAACCTTCAATGGCCATGCGACGGGGACCGCCCTGACTGATGGTCATCATCAGATCAATCCGGTGGGGTCCTTGGGTCAGATGGGGGCCGAAGGCATCCTCGACGATTCCATCTTCAAAATCCTCCCAACGGACGGGGAAGGTGACGGCCTGAATGACCGCGGGACCGTCTTCTGTCCGGATCCGCATCCCGTCCAACTGCAATGCGGAAGCCCCAGAGGGGTTGCTGCGCCGGAACTCCTGCTCCAGCCGGTAGGGATCAAATCCGCTGACCAGAATTCGCTTGATCCCTTTTCCTTTGGGAAACTGAACGGAAGTGATGCCGCGGGAGGCGTATTCCAATTGCTTCAGGAGTTCCTGCCGTTGAGCACCGGTCATGGGGAAGTCGGGCTTCCATTGACGGAGCGCCCGGGTCATTTGCAACCGGGCCCAGTAGAGGGGACGGTCGTCATAGCGGTCCAGGGTGCCGAGATCGGGGCGTTTCCCCTGGGCACGATCGACAGCGGTTTGCCACAGTCGGGTGCTGTGTCTCTCCACCACCTTCTCTGCGGTTCGTAAATCGGGGGCCGAACAGAGGGCGTGTTCAAATCGGTCCACATAGCGGTCAAAACGGCTCTCTTTCAGAATCCGCTGTGGAATCGGTGCACCGTCGGTGATTCGTTTCTCTTCAGGGGTGATGGAAACACGGGAGTCAAAACAGCCGGTCTTGGTTTCAGCGTGGGCTCCCTGAGGTCCTGACGAAATCAGGAAGGATGTCAGCAAAACCGGGAGGAGGAACAGGCAAAGCCTGGAGGATCGTTTTTTGAACATGAATCGTGCCTCCTTTTATTCCGCATAAATAATAATTCTATTCACAATATAAAATCCCTCCCGATTTTTCCTTTGTTGTTCGGGGAATTCATGTGATCCACGTCACTCGGCCTTCTGCTCTCCTGCGCCGGGTTCTTGAGATTGGAAAACAAAATGATGTCAACAATAAGAGTGACGAAAGTGTGTTTAGATTTGATTGCTCCCTGGTTTGAAAGCGCTTTATGATGAAAGAAACAGGACGGGGGGATCAAATATGTCTGCGAATCAACAAGCCATTGACCAAAACAGAGAACCTGCCCAAGAGCAGAATTGGAAAGTGAAGGTCCAACGCATGGGGAGTCACTTGAGCGGGATGATCATGCCCAACATCGGGGCGTTTATCGCCTGGGGACTGATCACGGCTCTGTTTATCCCGACAGGATGGCTTCCCAATGAACACCTGGCCAAACTGGTCGATCCGATGATCAAGTATCTGCTGCCGCTGTTGATCGGGTTTACCGGGGGGAACATGGTGTACGGGGCGCGGGGTGGCGTGGTCGGAGCCACCGCTACAATCGGAGTGATCGTCGGCGCCGATATCCCGATGTTCCTGGGGGCGATGTTGATGGGTCCCTTGGGCGGCTTTGCCATCAAACAGGTGGATCGTCTCTTTGAAGGCAAGGTCCGTTCCGGGTTTGAAATGCTGGTGAATAATTTCTCCGCCGGGATTGTGGGTGGTTTGCTTACCTTGGCCGCCTATCTGGGGATTGGACCGGTGGTGCTGTGGTTGAATAAAGCGTTGGCTGCCGGGGTGGAAGTGATCGTCGGTGCCGGTCTGCTCCCTTTGGCCAACATTTTTATCGAACCGGCCAAAGTGCTCTTCCTGAACAACGCCATCAATCATGGTGTTCTGAGTCCCGTTGGGATCGAGCAGGCGGCGAACACGGGGAAATCGATTCTGTTCCTGCTGGAAGCAAATCCCGGGCCGGGGCTGGGGATTCTGCTCGCCTTCACGATCTTCGGCAAAGGGTCGGCCAGACAGTCGGCTCCCGGTGCGGCCATCATTCAATTCCTGGGTGGAATTCATGAGATCTATTTTCCCTACATCCTGATGAAACCGCTCCTGATTCTGGCGGCCATCGGCGGCGGGGTGGCCGGGGTATTCACCTTTACCTTGTTTGATGCGGGGCTGGTGGCAGTCCCTTCGCCGGGCAGTATCTTCGCCGTGCTGGCCATGACTCCCCGCGGCGGTTATGTCGGTGTTCTGGCCGGTGTCCTGGTTGCCGCCGTTGTCTCCTTCCTGATCGCCGCCCTGTTTTTGAAAAGAAGCTCCGGTGATGAGGCGGGGGACCTGGAAGAAGCGGCCAAAAGCATGGAAGCCATGAAAGGTAAAAAAAGTGCCGCCGCATCCATGCTGACTTCCCAAAAGCCGGTGCGAAAAATTGTGTTTGCTTGTGACGCCGGGATGGGTTCCAGCGCCATGGGAGCTTCTGTCCTGAAAAACAAGGTGAACAAAGCGGGACTGGAGATCCAGGTGACCAACACTTCCATCAGTCAACTGCCTGAGGATGCGGATCTCGTCATCACCCATAAGAACCTGACCGACCGGGCCAAAGAGAAGCTCCCTCATGCCCGTCACATCTCCGTGGACAACTTCCTGAACAGCCCGGAATACGATGCGTTGATCTCCCGCTTAAAAGAAGACTGAAGGCATTACCTACAGGCAGGTGAAGGCCATGTACTTTTCATCCAGGGAGCGAAACTTGATCCGTCTGCTGATGGACTCTGACCAGGTGTGGACCGTCAAAAAGCTGGCCGAGACCCTGGGCGTCAGCGAACGGACCATCCACCGGGATCTGTCGGGGGTGGAAGCCTCTTTGGACGGGATGGGTCTTTCCCTGCGGAAAAAAACGGGAGTCGGCATCTCACTGGAAGGGGATTCAGCCGGTCTGGAGGCACTCCGGTCCGTTTTGGCGGAGCAGCCGGAAACCGAGTTTACACCGGATGAACGGAAAACACTGTTGCTGTGCACTCTGCTTGTCACCTCGGAACCGGTCAAGCTGATCGCCCTCGCCCAGGATCTTCATATCAGCTCCGCCACGGTGAGCCAAGACTTGTCCCGGATCGAAGGGTGGCTGGCATCCTTTGGTCTGACACTCGTGAAAAAACGGGGTTGGGGGGTTCAGGTCACCGGGAATGAGAAAGACAGACGGGCGGCCATCCGTTCTCTGCTCGCCGAGCATTTTGATGAGGCGGAAATCCTGGGGATGTTGAA is part of the Kroppenstedtia eburnea genome and harbors:
- a CDS encoding PTS mannitol transporter subunit IICB yields the protein MSANQQAIDQNREPAQEQNWKVKVQRMGSHLSGMIMPNIGAFIAWGLITALFIPTGWLPNEHLAKLVDPMIKYLLPLLIGFTGGNMVYGARGGVVGATATIGVIVGADIPMFLGAMLMGPLGGFAIKQVDRLFEGKVRSGFEMLVNNFSAGIVGGLLTLAAYLGIGPVVLWLNKALAAGVEVIVGAGLLPLANIFIEPAKVLFLNNAINHGVLSPVGIEQAANTGKSILFLLEANPGPGLGILLAFTIFGKGSARQSAPGAAIIQFLGGIHEIYFPYILMKPLLILAAIGGGVAGVFTFTLFDAGLVAVPSPGSIFAVLAMTPRGGYVGVLAGVLVAAVVSFLIAALFLKRSSGDEAGDLEEAAKSMEAMKGKKSAAASMLTSQKPVRKIVFACDAGMGSSAMGASVLKNKVNKAGLEIQVTNTSISQLPEDADLVITHKNLTDRAKEKLPHARHISVDNFLNSPEYDALISRLKED